AGCAAACACAAGATTTCGAATGAGCTGCTATTTGGCACTGACAACAGACTGTTTTTTACACTCATCCTAGCAGACATTAGACCAGATTGGGTGTGAGAATTGGCTGGATATTGATAAATACACAGTATACTGCAGAATGGGGACATTAAGCAACACTACCACTATCACAAATAAAGCATATGGCAAAATATGGGACTAATTATAagaaaccaaatgaaaacagacaggacTGTTTAGATAAAAACAGGATTCGGAAGTCCACTCAGTTGGCTGCAGGAAAGTCAGTAATCACAAAATAACTCCTGCGATGCACAGAGCACCATAGAGTGCTGAGAGCGCTCACGTATGACTCTTCACAGACGGCCAGACCGCAGAGGGGCATCTCGTCTCTGCTTCCATGAATAACTGCGACAACATCACTGACTGTATGAGAGCATCTCAGCTCCCTTGGCTAACTTTCTGATGTTCCAAACCTGTAACACATTTAAGGTCAGTTACGACATTGGGTTGCATAAGCAGGATCTTACAGCCCTTCACTGTGTCATTACTCACCAGTATAGCAATTACATCCCCACCCaccccctctgtctgtctttaatGATGTGTGTCAAGCTAATTGTTGGCATTAAATGGCCAGTAGATTGGAATATTTCATGAcgacactgtttttttttacagtgacattaaattttctcttttcaaacacaagtctctgtgtgtgtgtctgaagtgtGCTATTGTAATCTCATCAGacagagcaaagaaaacaaacacaagaataaaCCCATGACcctcttgtcttgttttctctcagttttttttttattattattccacCATGCTTAAACTTTCTTtgaattatattattttgtgcTGACAGCCAcaacaaattgttttttgtaCTGGTTATGGTTTCTTGAAGTGAAGGGGGTCAATAAATTTGAGCtcaaactgcagtgttttgattcCATGTATTCATATTCGCTGTCAAAACGTGCagcctacattacccacaatgcatccaggtgtgtttgcatgtgctgtGCTAGCTGTAGCTATTGTAGCCTTGAGCTGCGAtcctcaagcagagatgaggagcggACTACAGAGGTCGgtaacactgtttttgtttgtttgtttgttttgttttccaactTGTACTCTTCAGCCACAACTgatgctgactcaagtgacatcacacAAGGCAGTTTATCAGATTTCATGCACCTCACTCTGGAGCTACAAAAGACTTAATTCAACTTATTTCACATATACAATAGTACTTCATAGCgcctgtaaacagactttggTGTGTAAAATTGGTTCAGAGAGAGCTATATATGGAGTTCCTTTGTACATTGTATTGTGGGACAACAGCCCATAAACAGCACACtcaaaaatgaagaataaactCAACATGCCCATTTTTCTGAGTTAACttcatcacaacattttatttcacatttcgTCCTTGAAACTTACTGAAATATTATGCAGAGTGGAATTAGTATGCAGTCAAATTCACAAGCCTGAATGACCACTGGGGGCACTAGAGGCTGCTGGAGATGGCGTGGCTGTGTTATGCAAAatatcagtctgtgtgtgtggacatgcaAACATTATGTAATAGCTTTACTGTAATTTAAGCAAACAATTACTGGTAAAATGGAATCTATGTGTTTATGTCTGACTGACCTGCATGTGATGAAAACTGTGGATTTAATGGTATCATAGCAGCTTTCTGGATAAAATAATGACATCAGAGCAATACAAAGCCTTTACTTTGCATTCCCTGCAATTTATACATGTAGCTGAGAGTTTTTCGAGGTTTTTTGATTAACATGCTTTTCGAGTAAAGGGACATTCTGAAGAAGAATTCCTGTGCTATACACCATCCTCTCATTGTTCTGCTGCTTTGCTATTTGGTTTGCTCTGCACTTCACACTGTAACTATGGCCTTCATCTATCTCTCTGATGCTGGTGGGAATGTTGACGCTTTTGCCATATGGGAGGTAGACAGTGATAATGAAATGGCTATGCTCTGACTCCTCCACAGTGATTAGTTGTGTGTAAACCGCCTTGTTCTTATTAACTGtacttctgtgttttatttgtcagacaaagagtgctgctgttgtttctcagGGTAGAGAATAACACCAAAGTTTCATTGTGAGAAAAGCAAACATTGCCCTTCAGCTAACAGAGACAGTGATGCATATTATTAAAGccatcattatttctttttatcgTGAGCACATGGTGTTACCAACCAATAAAAGGGCAGTGTTACAGTACGTTACTGTGTCCCTGACTCTTTACACActttctcctcacacacatacaggataATGTGTAatgttctttctgtgtgtatgtgcgtgtgtgtgtgtgtgtgtgtatgtgtgtactaCAGGATACAGTATACAGGATTATTGCTGATAGCAAGGAGCTGGCAcgtcacagagagagagagagagagaagtgctGGACACTGTGTTTCTAGTTCATCTCAAGGGAAAAACTGTGAACaaactgtgtgctttgtttggAGCTGCAAGGTGCAATAAAAGgcgtaatgtgtgtgtgtgtgtgtgtgttttaatgaatatattaatgtattttttcttataCAGCCTATTATTACAATGCATAAGTGGACTTAAGGGTCATGATGAGAATTTTGGCGTTAAAGAGGCATAATCTGCCaattcatgttaaaaaaaacaaaatccaccgGGTGATGTAACAGCTCATCATCTGCagctcttgaatttccctcgggatcaataaagtatctatctatctatctatctggtataattaaaaatggaaaatgcacaTGCATATGAATATTCAAGTTTTCtatttgtaaatatgttttgtttgggtagtttttaataaataaagagtCATAATGTGCAAAGATCTCATTTTAAACCCTCGGTGACACCGGATTGATACACTGGATTGATTTCCTTTTCTATCTAAACAACCATGAAAGCGCTAAGAAGAATGAAGCCAGTTTTTCTGTACAATGTGAACATTGTTTCCGTTTGCATCCAGGTGCCACACACAGAATACTTTAGGAAGTTGGCAAAATTTGCAGGCTGAAATCTTCTTTCATCATCTTATGTTTGGCAGTAACCTTGCAGTAGCTGCCCTATTTAGATATTTGCGTCAGTTTTACAGTAATGAGACACGTTTTCTTTTTGGAGAATACTGCAATTCATGAATGCTGTCCATTATTTTGCATATAAGTTCACAATGCACGGTGCCCACggagtgattgtgtgtgtgggttagggttagggtgtAACAAGTTCAACAGTAGAGGAAGAACTTAGGATGGAGGAAATAAGAAACAATGCAGAATaagttttagtttgtgtttttattacattttaagatttttgttttgatttctttgcaaaattgacagtgacaataaatatacattcacaataaaaaaaagtttagattGCAACAAAACATTCAAGTGTACTTAGCGATTATAAAACCTATGATAAGatgtaaacaacatttttcccCCCAACATTGCACCTCCTGAGCCAAgagtctcttttctctcccctcttgACATCTGTTAAAGGCATGACGTCGACAAAACACAGCATACGCATCGATGCGCGAGTCTCACAAGGTATGAAGCCACGTCACACACTGGGCTCTGACTGACAGGACAAGCTAACATTCTCACATGTCTCGTGagcagtgctttttttttggcGATTTGAGAGGACTCGCGTGTCCAGTCAGTGTCCCTGGAAACGGCGCTGCGCCAGAGCGCGCGGCGGCGGTCCCGGCGTCTCCACAGCTGCGAGCGCAGGTCGCCTCTCAAGCTGAGGCACCAGGCTCCGTCTCCTTTCAAAGATTTGTGTTGAGTTTGCGACTCACTGTCTACTTAACTGATCACacatctctctttgtctttgcccTGGCCGCCTCCTATCGCCTTCTCCTTAATGTACATGAGGTCGCTGTGCACGCTGGGTCTCCGGGCGCACGGAGTGACCACACCGTAAGCTTCCCCAATGTCCTTCAGCTTCTTATTTTTTAGAGACTTTCTGTGCAGCATGTCGCAGTATTGCACGGAGACTTTCCGGTGAAGATCGGGGCTCATTTCGTGAGGTAGTTTGGCCAAGGTGAACAGAGTCTGAAACATCTTATCGACGTTCTCGTTGCGCTTGGCGGAGATCTCGAAGTACGCGCACTTCTCGTCCCCGGCTACAAGCTGTTCGATCTCCTCCTGCTGCACCTCCCGGTAAAACTCTCTGTCGCCCTTGTTCCCGCAGATGACTAGAGGCACGTCGATGTTCTCTTTGATCTTGTTTTTCAGGCACGACTTGGTCTCGAAGATCTGCCGCTTGAGCCGCTGCACCTCCTGGAAGGAGTCTCGATTGTCCAGGCTGAAGACGAGGATGAACACGTcacctggagagagagacagagagagagggagagagaaagcttTGGTTAACTTGGCTTGCTTTCGGTGCATGTTAAGAGTCAGATTTCATGTATGTTTTCTAACCATGCAAATGCGCTGATGCGCCTTGAGCGCACGGTGCACACAGTAACCTTATGTTTGTAGGATTTAAAATGCCCTTTTGCATTATTATTCGTGCTTTCTGTGgatattcagaaaaaaatgtgcatatgtgcataaTTACCTGTCAGTATGGATAGTCTCCTCATGGCGGGGAATGGATGGTTTCCTGACGTATCCAGTATGTCTAGCTGGTAAACTTCTCCCTTGATGCTGTACAGTTTCCTGTGAAAGTCCTCGATGGTCGGAGTGTACTGATCGTCAAACCTCCCGTTCAGGAACCGGGACACGATGGCTGTTTTCCCTACTTTTGTGGATCCCAAAATCACCATCCTGTAGCAGTTCTTGGCTGGGATGGCAAAATCGCTCTCGGAAGGCGACATTTTCTTAATCATGGTTATACCCGGGTTCGTGGAGAGCGCGTAAGAGTGTGTGCCTAAAAGGCGTTCAGGCAACCTTTGGTCAAAAGGGATGCTGGCGTTCGCTCTGCTGTGCGTTCCTGTCTCAAACCCGGACTGCAGCCGCGCATTTAAGCGCACAGCTGACCCCTCCTCTCGTCGACGTCATAACTCAGTGAGCAGGAGCTCTGCGCTCCTTTGAGCGCAAGGAAAAGCGGATCAAACTCTCACTGGTGCGTCAGTCTGTCATTTCCAACGAAGACAAGAGGGAGCGCTGGGAAACAGTGACAAACACCCTTCAGAAAACAGTACATGATATAAATTAAGGCAATGGGGCAGGACAACTGGCCCTGCGCGCAAAATAATAACTTCCACAGAACATGTTAATAATCAACAGTTCTTCCGGTATTTAACCCGGTTTGGTACACTGTGTTGAAAACCAGAGTGTACCTTGGACATTTTCTCAAAATATCAAAGC
The Scatophagus argus isolate fScaArg1 chromosome 21, fScaArg1.pri, whole genome shotgun sequence genome window above contains:
- the rasd1 gene encoding dexamethasone-induced Ras-related protein 1, giving the protein MIKKMSPSESDFAIPAKNCYRMVILGSTKVGKTAIVSRFLNGRFDDQYTPTIEDFHRKLYSIKGEVYQLDILDTSGNHPFPAMRRLSILTGDVFILVFSLDNRDSFQEVQRLKRQIFETKSCLKNKIKENIDVPLVICGNKGDREFYREVQQEEIEQLVAGDEKCAYFEISAKRNENVDKMFQTLFTLAKLPHEMSPDLHRKVSVQYCDMLHRKSLKNKKLKDIGEAYGVVTPCARRPSVHSDLMYIKEKAIGGGQGKDKERCVIS